One genomic segment of Salinigranum rubrum includes these proteins:
- a CDS encoding AbrB/MazE/SpoVT family DNA-binding domain-containing protein — MAKVDSKGRIVLPKEVRERLGITPGTEVDVREENGKAVVEPEDDPEEVLHRMDQLIAEFSKKRGETRPFSDNADPISEDFRDNVRNGAKDEFDE, encoded by the coding sequence ATGGCTAAAGTGGATTCAAAAGGGCGAATCGTCCTCCCCAAGGAGGTTCGGGAACGCCTCGGGATCACCCCTGGCACAGAAGTGGATGTTCGCGAAGAAAACGGGAAAGCTGTCGTCGAACCCGAAGACGACCCCGAAGAAGTCCTTCATCGGATGGACCAACTGATTGCAGAGTTCTCGAAAAAGCGAGGAGAGACGAGGCCGTTCTCGGACAACGCGGACCCGATCAGCGAGGATTTCCGCGACAACGTCCGAAACGGTGCGAAGGACGAATTCGATGAGTGA
- a CDS encoding DUF1328 family protein: MNPTSVALLPLQSGGFLGWAIAFFIIAIIAALAGFRGVAGMTMSIAKILVVVFLVLAVVSLLL; encoded by the coding sequence ATGAACCCCACTTCGGTCGCACTGCTTCCGTTGCAGTCCGGCGGATTCCTCGGCTGGGCCATCGCGTTCTTCATCATCGCGATAATCGCCGCCCTCGCGGGGTTCCGGGGCGTCGCGGGCATGACGATGAGTATCGCGAAGATACTCGTCGTCGTCTTCCTCGTCCTGGCCGTCGTCTCGCTCCTCCTGTAG
- a CDS encoding gas vesicle protein yields the protein MSRDVRPTRESEDAVVDLADVLLRDGVVVEADVLVSVADVPLVGLELRAAVAGMAAMRDAGMLTAWDEEVRLQAQPSSEFESESGVERGDDADR from the coding sequence GTGAGCCGTGACGTGCGGCCGACGCGCGAGTCCGAGGACGCCGTCGTCGACCTCGCCGACGTCCTCCTGCGCGACGGCGTCGTCGTCGAGGCCGACGTGCTCGTCAGCGTCGCCGACGTCCCGCTCGTCGGCCTCGAACTCCGCGCCGCCGTCGCGGGCATGGCGGCGATGCGCGACGCCGGGATGCTGACCGCCTGGGACGAGGAGGTACGCCTTCAGGCGCAGCCCTCCTCCGAGTTCGAGTCCGAGTCCGGTGTCGAGCGTGGTGACGACGCCGACCGGTGA
- the gvpL gene encoding gas vesicle protein GvpL has product MSPEPEPRGRSDGSDATASFETGRYLYCVVEDEPGVTLEDTAGVGGGDVTLVRDAGFVVATHPCRSLFDSDDVDTVRRWLLQHQTVVDRMGEAFGTPLPFRFDTVLQGDDAAVRAWLRTHEPKLSDALDSLAGTWEYRIEVSWDESTLGDRLASDDSRLAELRRKRDEASDGRSFLVGKQYDRRLAEVKAAHRQGAMDDLRDRLRPLVDRLEASSGSGSTDLGSETRADDDRVRNTLTVLAREAHESELGDRLEDFASRPGVEVRFTGPWPPYSFAPSLGGEP; this is encoded by the coding sequence ATGAGCCCCGAACCCGAACCCCGGGGACGGTCGGACGGCTCGGACGCGACGGCGTCGTTCGAGACGGGTCGCTACCTCTACTGCGTCGTCGAGGACGAGCCGGGTGTGACGCTCGAAGACACGGCCGGCGTCGGTGGTGGCGACGTCACGCTCGTCCGTGACGCCGGGTTCGTCGTCGCTACCCACCCGTGTCGCTCCCTCTTCGACTCGGACGACGTCGACACCGTGCGACGGTGGCTCCTCCAGCACCAGACCGTCGTCGACCGGATGGGAGAGGCGTTCGGCACGCCGCTGCCGTTCCGCTTCGACACGGTGCTCCAGGGGGACGACGCGGCGGTCCGCGCCTGGCTCCGCACCCACGAGCCGAAGCTGTCCGACGCGCTCGACTCGCTCGCGGGGACGTGGGAGTACCGGATCGAGGTGTCGTGGGACGAGTCGACGCTCGGCGACCGGCTCGCCTCGGACGACAGCCGACTCGCCGAACTCCGTCGAAAACGCGACGAGGCCAGCGACGGGCGGTCGTTCCTCGTGGGGAAACAGTACGACCGTCGGCTCGCCGAGGTGAAAGCGGCGCACCGGCAGGGGGCGATGGACGACCTCCGCGACCGACTGCGCCCGCTGGTCGACCGTCTCGAAGCGTCTTCGGGGTCGGGGTCGACCGACCTCGGCTCGGAAACGCGGGCGGACGACGACCGGGTCCGGAACACGCTGACGGTGCTCGCGCGGGAGGCTCACGAGTCGGAACTCGGCGACCGGTTGGAGGACTTCGCCTCCCGACCCGGCGTCGAAGTCCGGTTCACCGGCCCGTGGCCGCCGTACTCGTTCGCGCCGTCGCTCGGGGGTGAGCCGTGA
- a CDS encoding gas vesicle protein K, giving the protein MTRIDLPASADGTAEGGANGLVALVIAVVEILVEVLEREAVRRMERGDLTDEEVERLGTQLATLETEIEQLAAREGVDDEVDRLRGRLDGLVESAIRRVDDSGVPQRQGAAGGDGR; this is encoded by the coding sequence ATGACGCGGATTGACCTCCCCGCGTCCGCCGACGGGACGGCGGAGGGCGGGGCCAACGGCCTGGTCGCACTCGTCATCGCGGTCGTCGAAATCCTCGTCGAGGTGCTCGAGCGCGAGGCGGTCCGCCGGATGGAACGCGGCGATCTCACCGACGAGGAGGTCGAGCGCCTCGGAACCCAACTCGCGACGCTCGAGACCGAGATCGAACAGCTCGCCGCCCGCGAGGGCGTCGACGACGAGGTCGACCGCCTCCGCGGCCGGCTCGACGGTCTCGTCGAGAGCGCCATCAGGCGCGTCGACGACTCCGGCGTCCCACAGCGACAGGGAGCGGCGGGAGGTGACGGTCGATGA
- the gvpJ gene encoding gas vesicle protein GvpJ, producing the protein MSDPGPVRAQSDLSDVVELVLDKGVVVNADIVVTVGDTELLGVRVRAAIASFDTAAEYGLEFPAGTDQRRLERASGRPPITTEGGVDRGSDPYISARPVSDGEETGNDGTGRGSDPYISVRPTSDSGGAEDDGSRSSEREANDAGEAENVADADAEAPSGGDDDAD; encoded by the coding sequence ATGAGTGACCCCGGTCCCGTCAGAGCGCAGAGCGACCTCTCCGACGTGGTCGAACTGGTGCTCGACAAGGGCGTGGTCGTCAACGCGGACATCGTCGTGACCGTCGGTGACACGGAACTCCTCGGCGTCCGCGTCCGCGCGGCGATCGCGTCGTTCGACACGGCGGCCGAGTACGGGCTCGAGTTCCCCGCGGGGACCGACCAGAGGCGGCTCGAACGAGCCTCCGGCCGTCCGCCGATCACGACCGAAGGCGGCGTCGACCGCGGCTCCGACCCGTACATCTCGGCCCGGCCGGTCTCCGACGGCGAGGAGACGGGCAACGACGGCACGGGCCGTGGTTCCGATCCGTACATCTCGGTCCGCCCGACCTCCGACAGCGGGGGAGCGGAAGACGACGGCAGTCGGTCGAGCGAGCGTGAGGCGAACGACGCGGGCGAGGCCGAGAACGTGGCCGACGCCGACGCCGAGGCGCCTTCGGGGGGTGACGATGACGCGGATTGA
- the gvpG gene encoding gas vesicle protein GvpG, giving the protein MLLLDDLLVRPFTFLLRTLHDMALEECYDVEGIRDDLKENQLLYEIGERSDAEYTRRKTELEDALDIAMEARDRLSGKVEVMR; this is encoded by the coding sequence ATGTTACTGCTCGATGACCTCCTCGTCCGGCCGTTCACCTTTCTCCTCCGAACGCTTCACGACATGGCGCTCGAAGAGTGCTACGACGTCGAGGGGATCCGAGACGACCTCAAGGAGAACCAGTTGCTCTACGAGATCGGCGAACGGTCCGATGCGGAGTACACCCGACGCAAGACCGAACTGGAGGACGCACTCGACATCGCGATGGAGGCTCGCGACCGCCTCAGCGGCAAGGTCGAGGTGATGAGATGA
- a CDS encoding GvpL/GvpF family gas vesicle protein: MSKVYVYGVTDAAPFTASLDGVEDATEVRTVEHDPLAAVVSDVEEREPPRTDENVQAHDEVLRSVMTGGDGRTVVPMQFGMVFEGEGPLRNVLRSGRPTFTRSLNEVDGTFEFGVKVVAPDDGGVPPAVTESVSEELASASVAEADGDQFSDRLVLNRSYLVERAEREAFDDAIDRVRERHDSLTVRYTGPYAPYNFVDIHIGAER, from the coding sequence ATGAGCAAAGTGTACGTCTACGGGGTCACCGACGCCGCGCCGTTCACGGCGTCCCTCGACGGAGTCGAGGACGCAACGGAAGTGCGGACCGTCGAACACGACCCGCTCGCGGCCGTCGTGAGCGACGTCGAAGAGCGGGAACCGCCGCGAACGGACGAGAACGTCCAGGCACACGACGAGGTCCTCCGTTCGGTGATGACCGGTGGCGACGGGCGGACCGTGGTCCCCATGCAGTTCGGCATGGTGTTCGAGGGGGAGGGACCGCTGCGGAACGTTCTCCGGAGCGGCCGCCCCACGTTCACCCGCAGCCTCAACGAGGTCGACGGGACCTTCGAGTTCGGGGTGAAGGTCGTCGCACCCGACGATGGGGGAGTCCCGCCGGCGGTCACGGAGTCGGTCTCCGAGGAACTCGCCAGCGCGAGCGTGGCGGAAGCAGACGGTGACCAGTTCAGCGACCGACTGGTGCTGAACCGGTCGTATCTCGTCGAACGGGCCGAGCGGGAGGCGTTCGACGACGCGATCGACCGGGTTCGCGAGCGACACGACTCGCTGACCGTCCGCTACACCGGACCGTACGCGCCGTACAACTTCGTCGACATCCACATCGGTGCGGAGCGCTGA
- the gvpA gene encoding gas vesicle protein GvpA: MGSLMARPDSSSLAEVLDRILDKGIVIDVWARISVVGIELLTVEARVVASSVDTFLHYAQSISKVEMASQSGDLSDMEDIEIETPTRPSSYEQAPTQ, encoded by the coding sequence GTGGGTAGTCTCATGGCACGACCTGACTCTTCGAGTCTCGCCGAAGTGCTGGACCGCATCCTCGACAAAGGAATCGTCATCGACGTCTGGGCACGGATCTCCGTCGTCGGGATCGAACTGCTCACCGTCGAAGCACGCGTGGTCGCCTCCTCCGTCGACACGTTCCTCCACTACGCCCAGAGCATATCCAAAGTGGAGATGGCGTCACAGTCGGGGGACCTCTCCGACATGGAGGACATCGAAATCGAGACGCCGACGCGACCGTCCTCGTACGAGCAGGCGCCGACGCAGTAA
- the gvpO gene encoding gas vesicle protein GvpO, halophile-type, with protein MATASDGSRCRARTDDGDRCERTAQDDGFCYQHGPDDPTVDEADGDEETGASEETDGDEETEDGSNDDRSVERGPLVEVRERVVANAAGLVGHPLDNVVAITSRDEGWTATVEVVERTAVPDTQDILGRYELLLDDSPVVTEYRRVGRSRRGDTEQEEQL; from the coding sequence ATGGCCACTGCTTCAGACGGCTCTCGCTGCCGGGCACGCACCGACGACGGCGACCGATGCGAGCGCACCGCGCAGGACGACGGCTTCTGCTACCAACACGGGCCGGACGACCCGACGGTCGACGAGGCCGACGGGGACGAAGAGACCGGCGCGAGCGAGGAGACCGACGGGGACGAAGAGACCGAGGACGGCTCGAACGACGACCGGAGCGTCGAGCGAGGACCGCTCGTCGAGGTCCGCGAGCGGGTCGTCGCGAACGCGGCCGGTCTCGTCGGGCACCCGCTGGACAACGTCGTCGCGATCACGAGTCGCGACGAGGGCTGGACGGCGACCGTCGAGGTCGTCGAACGGACGGCCGTTCCCGACACACAGGACATCCTCGGACGGTACGAACTCCTGCTCGACGACTCCCCGGTCGTCACCGAGTATCGCCGAGTCGGTCGCTCCCGGCGAGGGGACACGGAGCAGGAAGAACAGCTCTGA
- the xacF gene encoding 2,5-dioxovalerate dehydrogenase, with protein sequence MGNSHHNFVDGEWIAAETGETFENVNPADATRAVEAAVAAADGWETTPGPERGRILQAASERLAARKNELTEALIREEGKARPEAAGEVQRAVDIFAYYGAKARDFRGTVKAASSPDTTLYTVQEPMGVAALITPWNYPIAIPAWKLAPALATGNAVVFKPATNAPDVARMLVECLDDAGLPPGVVNMVTGPGSVVGSVFTEHEGVDAVSFTGSTSVGLAVGAAAQEAGKRVQLEMGGKNPTVVMPSADLERAVDIVASGAFGVTGQACTACSRAIVHEDVYDEFLEALVVAAESITVGPGLDGADMGPQVSADELQGTLEYIDIARGEGATLLTGGSRLTGAPYDNGHFVEPTVFADASPEMRISCEEVFGPVLAVLPVGDFEEAMEVANDVEFGLSASIVTQELTEANRFVDEIEAGVAKVNDKTTGLELHVPFGGQKASSSETYREQGDAGLEFYTLSKTVYMNY encoded by the coding sequence ATGGGTAACAGTCACCACAACTTCGTCGACGGCGAGTGGATCGCAGCCGAGACGGGGGAGACGTTCGAGAACGTCAACCCGGCGGACGCGACTCGGGCAGTGGAGGCCGCGGTCGCCGCGGCCGACGGGTGGGAGACGACGCCCGGACCGGAGCGCGGTCGCATCCTGCAAGCGGCCTCCGAACGCCTCGCGGCTCGAAAAAACGAACTGACCGAGGCGCTGATTCGCGAGGAGGGAAAGGCGAGACCAGAGGCGGCAGGCGAGGTCCAGCGGGCGGTCGACATCTTCGCGTACTACGGCGCGAAAGCACGGGACTTTCGCGGGACGGTCAAGGCCGCGAGCAGTCCCGATACGACGCTGTACACCGTCCAGGAACCGATGGGCGTCGCGGCGCTCATCACCCCGTGGAACTACCCGATCGCCATCCCGGCGTGGAAACTCGCCCCGGCACTGGCAACGGGGAACGCCGTCGTGTTCAAGCCCGCGACCAACGCGCCGGACGTCGCACGAATGCTCGTCGAGTGCCTCGACGATGCCGGGTTACCGCCGGGCGTCGTCAACATGGTGACTGGGCCGGGAAGCGTCGTTGGGTCGGTGTTCACCGAGCACGAGGGCGTGGACGCCGTCTCGTTCACCGGGAGCACGAGCGTCGGCCTGGCGGTTGGCGCCGCCGCACAGGAGGCCGGCAAGCGGGTGCAGTTGGAGATGGGGGGTAAGAATCCGACGGTCGTCATGCCGAGTGCGGATCTCGAGCGGGCGGTCGACATCGTCGCGAGCGGCGCGTTCGGCGTCACCGGCCAAGCCTGTACGGCCTGCTCACGCGCAATCGTCCACGAAGACGTCTACGACGAGTTCCTCGAAGCGCTCGTCGTGGCCGCCGAGTCGATCACGGTCGGTCCCGGGCTGGACGGTGCCGACATGGGACCCCAGGTGTCGGCTGACGAACTGCAGGGTACGCTGGAGTACATCGACATCGCTCGCGGCGAAGGGGCGACCTTGCTTACGGGAGGTTCCAGACTCACCGGCGCGCCGTACGACAACGGTCACTTCGTGGAGCCGACGGTCTTCGCCGACGCCAGCCCGGAGATGCGAATCTCGTGTGAGGAAGTGTTCGGCCCCGTGCTCGCGGTCCTTCCGGTCGGCGACTTCGAGGAAGCGATGGAAGTCGCTAACGACGTGGAGTTTGGCCTCTCGGCCAGTATCGTCACGCAGGAGTTGACCGAGGCGAACCGGTTCGTTGACGAGATCGAGGCCGGCGTCGCAAAGGTCAACGACAAGACGACCGGGCTCGAACTCCACGTCCCCTTCGGCGGACAGAAAGCCTCCTCAAGCGAAACGTATCGAGAACAGGGAGACGCCGGACTCGAGTTCTACACCCTCTCGAAAACGGTCTACATGAACTACTGA
- a CDS encoding mannonate dehydratase, whose translation MVEPALILPPTPDDRWHLATQLGVTKAVIHPIEIGDGRTQWTYDDLLGLRNWLAEVGLEFAVLEGSVPISDRVRLGQPGRDEDIETFKRFLRACGSVGIPVVCYDWMVGVRWARTRAHVEARGGSYVTAYDIDDTEGHPTTAGYEDVDAAQLWEALDYFLGEVVPVAEEAGVKLGLHPDDPPRSELRGIPRIVTSVDAYDRVVDLHESPYNGITFCQGNFAAMGADIPAAIERFSERIHFVHFRDVDGDADRFVETWHDAGPTDMFSAMCAYVDHVAEGVPMRPDHVPTMRGEDNSNPGYHTKGRLFAIGYMRGLLEAARADRG comes from the coding sequence ATGGTCGAACCAGCACTGATTCTCCCCCCAACCCCGGACGACCGATGGCACCTCGCCACCCAACTGGGTGTGACGAAGGCCGTGATCCACCCGATCGAGATCGGAGACGGACGAACGCAGTGGACGTACGACGACCTCCTCGGCCTGCGCAACTGGCTCGCGGAGGTCGGCCTCGAGTTCGCCGTCCTCGAAGGGTCGGTCCCCATCTCGGACCGGGTCCGCCTCGGGCAACCGGGACGCGACGAGGACATCGAGACGTTCAAACGGTTCCTGCGGGCGTGCGGTAGCGTCGGCATTCCGGTTGTCTGTTACGACTGGATGGTCGGGGTCCGGTGGGCGCGGACGCGCGCACACGTCGAGGCGAGGGGTGGATCGTACGTGACAGCGTACGACATCGACGACACCGAGGGGCATCCGACGACGGCCGGTTACGAGGACGTCGATGCGGCACAACTGTGGGAGGCGCTCGACTACTTCCTCGGAGAGGTCGTCCCCGTCGCGGAGGAAGCAGGCGTCAAGCTCGGCCTGCACCCGGACGACCCGCCGCGCTCCGAGCTCAGAGGGATCCCGCGTATCGTCACCTCCGTCGACGCGTACGACCGTGTCGTCGACCTCCACGAGAGTCCGTACAACGGCATCACGTTCTGTCAAGGGAACTTCGCGGCGATGGGCGCTGATATCCCCGCGGCGATCGAGCGATTCTCGGAGCGCATTCACTTCGTCCACTTCCGGGACGTCGACGGTGACGCCGATCGGTTCGTCGAGACGTGGCACGACGCGGGTCCGACAGACATGTTCAGTGCGATGTGCGCCTACGTCGATCACGTCGCCGAGGGCGTCCCGATGCGGCCGGACCACGTTCCGACGATGAGAGGCGAGGACAACTCGAACCCGGGCTATCACACTAAGGGTCGACTGTTCGCCATCGGCTACATGAGGGGGCTCCTCGAAGCCGCCCGGGCGGACCGAGGCTGA
- a CDS encoding mannonate dehydratase → MDQRDSVPFDELPMRIGLGQFRDPTDARLRFIKQLGVDDVLLNMYRYSPDYPHLPNRDRPLLATPEEWTVDALVELRERVERAGIRLNAIENVPIAFYDHVMLGGDRCEEQLDDLRQIVRNLGEAGIPMFGYHWMPSGVWRNVEATVRGDARASGFDLDAVDDEFTHGREYTEAELWENYERFLRAVLPVAEEVGLKVCLHPNDPPVPSLGGVPQLFRNFENFQRAMELVPSDNHGLEFCLGCWSEMGEDIESALQYFGVREKLFYVHFRDVDGTVPRFNETFIDQGNYDAVRIFELLDEVGFRGMIIPDHVPHVEGDSEWDHRGRAHAVGYLQGLLAMYRARDDA, encoded by the coding sequence ATGGATCAGAGAGACAGCGTGCCGTTCGACGAGTTGCCGATGCGGATCGGGCTCGGGCAGTTCAGGGACCCGACCGACGCCCGACTCCGGTTCATCAAACAACTCGGCGTAGACGACGTGCTCCTCAACATGTACCGGTACTCACCGGACTACCCGCACCTGCCGAACCGCGACCGTCCGTTGCTCGCCACCCCTGAGGAGTGGACCGTAGACGCACTGGTCGAACTCCGCGAGCGCGTCGAGCGAGCGGGCATCCGGCTGAACGCCATCGAGAACGTCCCCATCGCGTTCTACGACCACGTCATGCTCGGCGGCGACCGGTGCGAGGAACAGCTCGATGACCTCCGACAGATCGTGAGGAACCTCGGCGAGGCGGGAATTCCGATGTTCGGCTACCACTGGATGCCGAGCGGGGTGTGGCGGAACGTCGAAGCGACGGTCCGTGGCGACGCGCGAGCCTCGGGGTTCGACCTCGATGCGGTCGACGACGAGTTCACGCACGGCCGGGAGTACACCGAAGCGGAGCTGTGGGAAAACTACGAACGATTCCTGCGGGCAGTCCTCCCGGTCGCCGAGGAGGTCGGCTTGAAGGTGTGCCTCCACCCGAACGATCCCCCCGTGCCGTCGCTCGGAGGCGTCCCACAGCTGTTCCGGAACTTCGAGAACTTCCAGCGTGCGATGGAACTCGTCCCGAGTGACAACCACGGACTCGAGTTCTGTCTGGGCTGTTGGTCCGAGATGGGTGAGGACATCGAATCGGCACTCCAGTACTTCGGTGTGCGAGAGAAACTGTTCTACGTCCACTTTCGAGACGTCGACGGCACCGTTCCCCGGTTCAACGAGACGTTCATCGATCAGGGAAACTACGACGCCGTGCGGATCTTCGAACTGCTCGACGAAGTCGGGTTTCGCGGGATGATCATCCCCGATCACGTCCCCCACGTGGAAGGCGACTCGGAGTGGGACCACCGCGGCCGCGCTCACGCCGTCGGCTACCTGCAGGGCTTGCTCGCGATGTACCGCGCCCGCGACGACGCGTGA
- a CDS encoding IclR family transcriptional regulator, with amino-acid sequence MTQRIKNSVKSVETAFSILDALMELDGAGATELATHFGMPKSTIHNYLSTLHQEELVVKEGPTYQVGIRFLEYGAYARQRLKIFGIATPEVDKLAESTGELANLMIEEHGRGSYLHRARGENAVRVEAHVGTRVSLHSTALGKAILAHLDESRVEEIIDTHGLEQSTPNTITDRETLYEELAAIRERGLAFDDGERIRGLRCVAAPILSNNDRVLGAVSVSGPSNRVQGHYLEEELAQKLMETVNVIELNVTYS; translated from the coding sequence ATGACTCAGAGAATCAAGAACTCGGTGAAGTCAGTCGAAACTGCATTCAGCATCCTCGATGCGCTGATGGAACTGGATGGGGCCGGGGCCACCGAACTCGCGACACACTTCGGGATGCCGAAGAGTACGATTCACAACTATCTCAGCACGCTCCACCAAGAGGAACTCGTGGTGAAAGAGGGGCCGACGTATCAGGTCGGTATTCGCTTTCTTGAGTACGGGGCGTACGCTCGGCAGCGATTGAAAATATTCGGGATTGCGACCCCCGAGGTGGACAAACTGGCCGAATCGACGGGCGAACTCGCGAACCTGATGATCGAAGAACACGGCCGAGGCTCGTACCTCCACCGTGCCCGGGGAGAGAACGCGGTCCGGGTCGAAGCCCACGTCGGGACGCGCGTAAGCCTGCACAGCACGGCGCTCGGAAAGGCTATCCTGGCGCACCTCGACGAATCGAGAGTCGAAGAGATCATCGACACTCATGGGCTAGAGCAGTCGACTCCGAACACGATTACCGACCGGGAGACGCTGTACGAGGAACTCGCGGCGATCAGGGAACGTGGCCTCGCGTTCGACGACGGCGAGCGTATCCGTGGGCTCCGGTGCGTTGCGGCACCGATCCTGAGCAACAACGACCGCGTCCTCGGCGCAGTGAGCGTCTCCGGCCCATCGAACCGCGTGCAAGGCCACTACCTCGAAGAGGAACTCGCACAAAAGCTCATGGAGACGGTGAACGTCATCGAGTTGAACGTGACGTACTCGTGA
- a CDS encoding PPC domain-containing DNA-binding protein: protein MFVLLHPGDLALESITEACEKHEVDSGVIVSGIGTFRNLNFHYVPTTDFPAEKSERNTFLNLDGAWEVGTIDGAIADGDPHLHLVAYNGEETIAGHLEDGCEVHILSEIVIRKVDGLELTRRPNEKNVNTLQRR, encoded by the coding sequence GTGTTTGTACTGCTCCACCCGGGCGACCTCGCCCTCGAATCGATCACCGAAGCGTGCGAGAAACACGAGGTCGATTCAGGGGTGATCGTCTCGGGTATCGGGACGTTCCGAAATCTCAACTTCCACTACGTGCCCACGACCGACTTCCCCGCTGAGAAGTCCGAGCGGAACACGTTCCTCAATCTGGACGGCGCGTGGGAGGTGGGAACGATCGACGGCGCAATCGCGGACGGCGACCCACACCTCCACCTCGTCGCATACAACGGTGAAGAGACCATCGCGGGTCACCTCGAAGACGGGTGTGAAGTGCACATCCTGAGCGAGATCGTCATCCGGAAGGTCGACGGGCTTGAACTGACCCGCAGGCCGAACGAGAAGAATGTCAACACGCTTCAGCGTCGGTAG
- a CDS encoding SDR family NAD(P)-dependent oxidoreductase, giving the protein MPDYPPVTVKGKTAVVIGGTSGIGEAIALSFAEDGADVVATSRTPAAVEATAERIESYGARTIEQPCDLTDRESIEVLCNAVLSEFGRVDVLVNSGAAAARTPFLELEEDDWGHVIDVLLTGVFRSCQIFAREMTDGSIVNLSSMSADLARARLMPYCAAKSGVNALTRCAARELAPDVRVNAIAPGFVMTPLTEEEYGEGTELRAGIDERALAGRVADREEIVGSALYLASDAASYTTGEVLFVDGGFTRNAL; this is encoded by the coding sequence ATGCCTGATTATCCACCCGTCACGGTGAAGGGAAAGACGGCCGTCGTCATCGGCGGCACGAGCGGTATCGGGGAAGCAATCGCGCTCTCGTTCGCCGAGGACGGTGCGGACGTCGTCGCCACGAGTCGAACCCCTGCTGCAGTCGAGGCGACCGCCGAGCGGATCGAATCGTACGGCGCTCGAACGATCGAACAGCCGTGTGACCTCACCGACCGCGAGTCCATCGAGGTGCTCTGCAACGCGGTCCTCAGCGAGTTCGGTCGTGTCGACGTACTGGTCAACTCCGGCGCCGCCGCCGCTCGAACGCCGTTTCTCGAACTCGAAGAGGACGACTGGGGCCACGTCATAGACGTGTTGCTCACTGGCGTCTTCCGCTCGTGTCAGATCTTCGCGAGAGAGATGACCGACGGCAGCATCGTCAATCTCTCTTCGATGTCGGCCGACCTCGCTCGCGCTCGGCTGATGCCGTACTGTGCGGCCAAATCCGGAGTCAACGCATTGACGCGGTGTGCCGCCCGGGAACTCGCCCCGGACGTCAGGGTCAACGCCATCGCGCCGGGGTTCGTGATGACCCCACTCACCGAAGAGGAGTACGGTGAGGGGACAGAGCTCCGTGCGGGCATCGACGAGCGAGCGCTGGCCGGTCGCGTCGCCGACCGCGAGGAGATCGTCGGCTCCGCGCTGTACCTCGCCAGCGACGCGGCGAGTTACACCACGGGAGAAGTGTTGTTCGTCGACGGTGGGTTCACCAGAAACGCGCTGTAA